The DNA window TGGAAGTGACCGCGTCCACCAGGACTTTGGGGATGTCCTTGTAATCCACTAATTGCCGCTTGGTGCGCTGGTCGGTATCGACTGCCGTGATGAGGGTGGGCTCCAGCTCGTAGGCGGAAAGCTCCCGGCCCTCGGAGCTGCCGGTGCCGACAATGCGCTCGACTTTGCCGCCGGCCTCGCGAACCAGGGCGCCATCCTGGTTGTGGTAGGACTCGGGCCCGGGGTGGATCTCGATGCCGCGAGCCAGCAGGCGGTAGCTGCCAACGCCATTCGACTTGTCGGCTTCCATGTAGCCGGCACGGCGCAGCTGCGCCGCAATTTCTTCCGCGGAGATGCTTTCGCCGACCCAAACGGCGGCAGGACGCGCGTACACCTTGGTCGCATTGGCAAAAATCTGGCCGTGAAGGCGGCGGTCGATGATGTGCTGGTACTGGACGTAGTAGCGGATGAATACGCCGAGCACAATGACCACGGCAACCAGAAAAAACGTGGCCGCGATCCGCACCACCGGGTCGGAGAAGCTGAAATGGGAGGCAGGGCGTGGGGACGAGCGACGTCCAGCCGTCGCCACGGTCTTAGCGGGGGGAAGCTTGAGCTTAATTGCCACGATGCCATGCGCCGGATGCGGCGCGATTCCCTTCCATGATAACGACTCGTTCACCTGATTGAGACGGCGGCGCGGACAAAAACGTTATCCAGCGGCCACCGTGGACGAAGGGGTGCGGACGAACAGTTGCAAAAAAGGCCAGACGCTGCGGCCATTGTAAATCATCGTTGAGGTTGGCAATTCTCATGCCGGCGCCGATGGTAGCAGCCCGGTGGTAACGGGAGCCGCGGGTCATTGGCTAGTAAGCGCGATTTTGTGTTGTGTCGTGAAATTTGATGTCGTACGGGTAACCGGGCAGCTCCACGTGCACCGTGTAATCGACGGTGATGATCACTGCATTTCCTTCACGCTGAACCAGAATGCGATCGCGGTTACAGGGTATGTCCAGGTCGCGGCACTTGCGAAAGATAAATTCGCGCATGTCCTCGACAGGCTTAGAGGTGTACGTATTCATGCGCGCTTCGTCGGCGATGGTGTCCTGCAATTCGTAATTGTGGTAGTAGGGCGGGACGATCACGACCACGGTCCACACCACGGCGACAATGAATGCGACGCCGAAGATTGCCCGAAGAGCCTTCATCCCGGTGTACCCCTCCCGGCCGCTGACACTTCACCTATTCCGTATCAAGTTGTGGACGATGTCAATAATCTCCGGGATACCCGCATCCTGGGATTCACGCGTCGAGCGGCGAAACACCTCAACTTTGCCCTCGGCAACCTTCTTGCTGCCCACGTTGACACGGAAGGGGATGCCAACCAGGTCGGCGTCCTTGAACTTGACGCCCGGACGCTCATCGCGATCGTCAAGGAGGACGTCGTGCCCGGCCTGCTCGAGTTTTGCGGCGATGTCCTGGGCAATCGTGCGAAGTTTCTCGTCGGCCACATTGATGGGCGTGACCACGACTTCGAAGGGCGCGATGAGCGGGGGCAGGAAGAAGCCGTCGCTGTCGTGGTTTTCTTCGATGGCAGCGGTCAAGATGCGCTCGATGCCGATGCCATAACAGCCCATGATAGGCAAGACTTCCTTGCCATCCTTGTCGAGCACGCGCGCACCCATCGATTCCGAGTATTTGGAGCCAAGTTTGAAGATGTGCCCGATCTCGACCGCCTTGGCGACCTTCAGGGGCGTGCCGCAGTTGGGGCAGGCTTCGCCCGGCTCCACCGAACGCAGGTCGGCCCACATCTGCTCGGAGACTGGAAAGTCACGCTGCGGCGTTACGTTGCGCAGGTGGTAGTCCTCTTTATTAGCGCCGGCAATGAGGTTCTTGCGCCCGAGCAGCGCGCGGTCCACCAGCACCTTCGCCCGGATTCCCTTGTAGTGCCAATTCTCCGATCCGATTGGCCCCAGGAATCCGGCGGGCGAGCCGAAGATCGCATGGATTTCCTCCGCCTGCATGGGACGGAAGTCGGCGGTGCCGATGGCGGCCGACAGCTTGGCTTCATTCAGCGAGTGGTCGCCGCGCAAGAAAGCAACGACAGGGATCTCGCGCGGTTTGCCAGGCTCCGCGGTGGCATCGGTGGCCATCAGCGCCAGCGTCTTCATTTTGTTTTTCGGCGAGACGCCGAGAAATTTCGCGACGTCCTCGATCGTCTTCATCCCCGGCGTGTGCACGGGCAGCGGAAGGCCGTCCTCGAGATTCGGGTAATCTTCGACCGCATCGAGGCGCGAGGTCGCTTTTTCCAGGTTGGCCGCGTACTTGCAACTGGGACAGCTCACGACAAAGTCTTCGCCGGCCTCGGTGTAAACCATAAACTCGTGCGACTGGGAACCGCCCATCGCGCCGGAGTGCGCCTCCACCACGACGTACTGCAACCCGCAACGGTCAAAGATGCGGCAGTAGGCGTCGTAATGCTTCTGATAGGAGACATCGAGCCCGGCCTCATCGAGGTCGAAGGAATAGGAGTCCTTCATGGTGAACTGGCGGACGCGCAGCAGGCCGGACCGGGGGCGAGGCTCGTCGCGAAACTTGGACTGGATCTGGTACCAGATCTGCGGCAGCTGCTTGTAGCTGCGCAGCTCGCGGCGCGCAATCGAGGTCATGACCTCTTCTTCGGTCATGCCCAGGCAGAGATCGGCGCCCTTGCGGTCCTGCAGGCGGAACATATTGTCGCCCATCAACTGCCAGCGGCCG is part of the Terriglobales bacterium genome and encodes:
- a CDS encoding proline--tRNA ligase, producing the protein MHRWSQLFIPTLREAPADAEVASHKYLLRAGYVRQLAAGLYSYLFLGQRAMLKITDIVREEMDKIGQEFYLPALHPAELWQESGRWQLMGDNMFRLQDRKGADLCLGMTEEEVMTSIARRELRSYKQLPQIWYQIQSKFRDEPRPRSGLLRVRQFTMKDSYSFDLDEAGLDVSYQKHYDAYCRIFDRCGLQYVVVEAHSGAMGGSQSHEFMVYTEAGEDFVVSCPSCKYAANLEKATSRLDAVEDYPNLEDGLPLPVHTPGMKTIEDVAKFLGVSPKNKMKTLALMATDATAEPGKPREIPVVAFLRGDHSLNEAKLSAAIGTADFRPMQAEEIHAIFGSPAGFLGPIGSENWHYKGIRAKVLVDRALLGRKNLIAGANKEDYHLRNVTPQRDFPVSEQMWADLRSVEPGEACPNCGTPLKVAKAVEIGHIFKLGSKYSESMGARVLDKDGKEVLPIMGCYGIGIERILTAAIEENHDSDGFFLPPLIAPFEVVVTPINVADEKLRTIAQDIAAKLEQAGHDVLLDDRDERPGVKFKDADLVGIPFRVNVGSKKVAEGKVEVFRRSTRESQDAGIPEIIDIVHNLIRNR